In a single window of the Halobacteriovorax sp. DA5 genome:
- a CDS encoding N-acetyltransferase: MKEFKIDLISNIDEEILSNLCDFEAAFFKWPWSKENWQQLASSGRDISCIWAEDDEVVGICVFEVNQPDFCHLYKIIVHPDFRRRSIAKKLFEDMLSHCKSVFNGQIFQVYLEVEASNEGAIRFYERLGLEKIHLKKNFYADGSSAVIMQEVVS, from the coding sequence ATGAAAGAATTCAAAATAGACTTAATAAGCAATATTGACGAAGAGATACTGTCGAATTTATGCGATTTTGAAGCTGCATTTTTCAAATGGCCTTGGTCAAAAGAAAATTGGCAACAATTGGCATCCTCTGGTCGAGACATTTCATGTATCTGGGCCGAAGATGATGAAGTTGTGGGAATTTGTGTGTTTGAGGTGAACCAACCAGATTTTTGTCATTTATATAAAATTATCGTTCACCCTGACTTTAGAAGACGCTCAATTGCCAAAAAGCTATTTGAAGACATGCTGAGTCATTGCAAGAGTGTTTTTAATGGCCAAATATTTCAAGTTTATCTTGAGGTGGAGGCTTCAAATGAGGGGGCCATCAGGTTTTATGAGAGATTGGGCCTTGAAAAAATTCATCTAAAGAAGAATTTCTATGCAGATGGGAGTAGTGCTGTTATAATGCAAGAAGTCGTAAGCTGA
- a CDS encoding helix-turn-helix domain-containing protein: protein MQIVGGQESGNSVNSGFKTEVLGFLGHGEGLIPSQDILTKLEVGKAYYQLGKLHYDKADLNKAEVNFLKAIDCAECPQDNYRVLKILSFLIRIAAEKLEDEKAAKYVNQSENIINDLQVNLGSLSAEYFYYAGLIKSYRNDFAGAFSDLELSYNKSKEENDPDLHSKCLLALANNAYNRGEFDLSLDFMAQLDNLLKIINKEYLGGSMHMTYGKILIAKGDVEASLKHFNLANITLQNKKCWNLYGYILLGIGQVEKVKGDYDKATLYYNLAKQAVDSTTFKRLTNVLDAEIHEVNDSSVDIYLDRNNRKVKEKNIGVIDFKHRFVLLEILFLLAKNRGSFYDKEDLAREIWKDEYNPLIHDKLIYTSISRLRKLIEPKDNSNTKRKYIIRGKDGYTFNPDVKIRYQMETKLTAGKAVANVDISSPV from the coding sequence ATGCAGATTGTCGGGGGACAAGAATCTGGAAATAGTGTAAACAGCGGCTTTAAGACTGAGGTTTTAGGCTTTCTTGGTCATGGTGAAGGGCTTATTCCTTCACAAGATATTTTGACTAAGTTAGAGGTTGGTAAGGCTTATTACCAATTAGGAAAACTTCATTATGATAAAGCCGATCTTAATAAGGCCGAAGTAAACTTTTTAAAGGCCATCGACTGTGCTGAGTGTCCTCAGGATAATTATCGCGTATTAAAAATTCTAAGTTTTCTTATTAGAATTGCTGCTGAAAAGCTTGAAGATGAAAAAGCCGCTAAGTATGTAAATCAGAGTGAGAATATCATTAATGACTTACAGGTAAACCTTGGTAGTCTTTCTGCTGAATACTTCTATTATGCAGGTTTAATCAAGTCGTATCGAAATGATTTTGCAGGTGCATTTAGCGACTTAGAGCTATCTTATAATAAATCTAAAGAAGAAAATGATCCTGATCTTCACTCAAAGTGTTTATTGGCCCTGGCTAATAATGCTTATAATAGAGGTGAATTCGACCTTTCTCTTGATTTCATGGCCCAACTGGATAACTTATTAAAGATTATTAATAAGGAATATCTTGGTGGTTCGATGCATATGACTTATGGAAAAATCCTAATTGCCAAAGGTGATGTGGAGGCTTCTTTAAAGCACTTCAATCTTGCTAATATTACACTTCAGAATAAGAAGTGTTGGAATCTTTATGGTTATATTCTTTTAGGAATTGGTCAGGTTGAAAAAGTGAAGGGTGATTATGATAAAGCTACTCTTTACTATAACCTTGCAAAGCAAGCAGTTGATTCAACAACGTTTAAGCGTCTAACTAATGTACTTGATGCTGAAATTCATGAAGTTAATGATTCAAGTGTTGATATTTACCTTGATCGCAATAATAGAAAAGTGAAAGAAAAGAATATTGGTGTTATCGACTTTAAGCACCGTTTTGTTCTTCTTGAAATTCTATTCTTGTTAGCTAAGAACCGTGGTTCTTTTTATGACAAAGAAGATCTGGCACGTGAGATTTGGAAAGACGAGTACAATCCACTAATTCACGACAAACTTATTTATACGTCAATCTCTCGTCTAAGAAAGCTTATCGAGCCGAAAGACAATAGTAATACGAAGAGAAAGTACATTATCCGTGGTAAAGATGGATATACTTTCAACCCAGACGTTAAGATTCGTTATCAGATGGAGACAAAACTTACTGCAGGTAAAGCTGTAGCTAACGTTGACATTAGTTCTCCAGTTTAA
- the thrS gene encoding threonine--tRNA ligase: MPKYDLDTIRHSSAHLMAQAISRLYPNESVQFGVGPVIENGFYYDILMDRTLGEEDLPKIEDMMKTIIKEKLPIERKVMTRTEAVEFFKSQGQELKVELIEAIPEGEEVSCYSQGEFIDLCRGPHVENTTDLPQGFKLLSIAGAYWRGDEKREVMQRIYAASFSDKKELKQHLMMLEEAKKRDHRKLGKELELFHFEPVAPGAPFFMPKGTIVINELVNYIRRLYRIYEYDEVITPQILDSSLWHTSGHYEHYKDDMFFSKIDDREYAVKPMNCPCHMLMFKHYKYSYRDLPLRYADFGRLHRNEKAGALAGLTRVRSFCQDDAHIFLALDQVQEEIQRTMKMIFTAYELFGFDNITVNLSTRPEKKAGDDKTWDIAENALEEALKASGHNYVIKEGDGAFYGPKIDIEVADAIGRKWQLGTIQLDFQLPDRFDLKFTTADGGEERPVVVHRALLGSLERFFGVYTEHVAGVFPFWLAPEQIVIVPVNNEAHGEAAHKLKEQLFAQGYRVSVDDRNETMGYKTRQIQKSKIPFMFVVGDREIENNAVAVRKHGAKGSFNWTNAEMLEKLKALDSLKYPKA, translated from the coding sequence ATGCCCAAGTACGATTTAGACACAATCAGACACTCGAGCGCCCACTTAATGGCGCAAGCAATTTCAAGACTTTATCCTAATGAGAGCGTTCAATTTGGCGTTGGACCTGTTATTGAAAATGGCTTCTACTACGACATTCTGATGGATCGAACCCTGGGCGAGGAAGATCTTCCAAAAATTGAAGATATGATGAAAACAATCATCAAAGAAAAATTACCAATCGAAAGAAAAGTTATGACTAGAACTGAGGCTGTTGAATTCTTCAAGTCGCAAGGTCAGGAACTTAAAGTAGAACTTATTGAAGCAATCCCTGAAGGCGAAGAAGTTAGCTGTTATTCGCAAGGTGAATTCATTGACCTTTGTCGTGGGCCACACGTAGAAAATACAACTGACCTACCACAAGGTTTTAAGCTTCTTAGCATTGCGGGTGCATACTGGCGTGGTGATGAAAAGCGTGAAGTTATGCAAAGAATTTATGCTGCTTCGTTCTCAGATAAGAAAGAACTTAAGCAACATCTTATGATGCTTGAGGAAGCAAAGAAGCGTGATCACAGAAAGTTAGGAAAAGAACTAGAATTATTCCACTTTGAGCCAGTTGCTCCAGGTGCTCCTTTCTTTATGCCAAAAGGAACAATCGTTATTAACGAACTTGTGAACTATATTAGAAGACTATACCGTATCTATGAATACGATGAAGTTATCACGCCTCAAATCTTAGATAGCTCTCTTTGGCATACTTCTGGTCACTATGAGCACTACAAAGACGACATGTTCTTTTCAAAGATTGACGATCGTGAATATGCGGTAAAACCAATGAACTGCCCATGTCACATGCTAATGTTCAAGCACTATAAGTATAGCTACCGTGACCTACCACTTCGTTATGCGGACTTTGGCCGTCTTCACAGAAATGAAAAAGCAGGTGCACTAGCAGGTCTAACTCGCGTGCGTTCATTCTGCCAAGATGATGCCCATATCTTCTTAGCACTTGATCAAGTTCAAGAAGAAATTCAAAGAACAATGAAGATGATCTTCACAGCTTACGAGCTATTTGGTTTCGATAATATCACTGTTAATTTATCAACTCGTCCAGAAAAGAAAGCTGGTGATGATAAGACTTGGGATATTGCAGAGAACGCACTTGAAGAAGCACTAAAAGCTTCTGGTCACAATTATGTTATCAAAGAAGGTGACGGTGCATTCTATGGACCAAAAATTGATATTGAGGTTGCAGATGCAATTGGACGTAAGTGGCAGCTTGGGACAATTCAGCTAGACTTCCAACTACCAGACCGTTTTGATCTTAAATTCACGACGGCAGACGGTGGCGAAGAAAGACCAGTTGTTGTACACCGTGCCCTACTTGGATCACTTGAGAGATTCTTTGGTGTTTACACTGAGCACGTTGCAGGTGTTTTCCCTTTCTGGCTAGCACCAGAGCAGATCGTTATTGTTCCAGTTAATAATGAAGCACACGGGGAAGCTGCTCACAAACTTAAAGAGCAATTATTTGCGCAAGGTTATCGTGTAAGCGTAGATGATCGTAATGAAACAATGGGATATAAGACTCGCCAAATTCAAAAGTCTAAAATTCCATTCATGTTCGTTGTTGGTGATCGTGAAATTGAAAACAATGCCGTAGCAGTTAGAAAGCATGGAGCAAAAGGTTCGTTCAATTGGACGAATGCAGAAATGCTTGAGAAACTTAAGGCACTAGATAGTTTAAAATACCCTAAAGCATAA
- the nusA gene encoding transcription termination factor NusA yields MSFSELSKIIDVLGKDRGIDKAIIVNAIEQAFLVTARKKFGIQGEYETRYNEDDDDVEIFQYKNVVDEVRDSIIEINLGDARELDEDVEIGDQLGIKIENPNFTRVDVQTARQIIMQKVRDAEREILFSEFKHRQGDLVTGIVRRYERGNVVVDLGKADAVLSRRELIPGEQFNPGDRVQAYLTEVVMTNRGPEIRLSRTSPMFLVKLFEIEVPEIQDGTIEIKSAAREPGQRAKIAVQSVDKDIDPVGACVGMKGSRVQNIVNELQGEKIDIVRWNDDLATFAIAALAPSEIENISIDHDSKSMDVIVEEDQLSLAIGRRGQNVRLAAMLSGYNINIISKSKLQEKVNKSVENLLQIPSVTDAMAQVLVQNSIMAIGDFMATPADEIATMTGVDAATAQTAIDEAAKLVEEGTIELQPEGEEELVSASAVPKYLGIINKEGAEQEDEGSDKFNEAERRLREELAAFKIK; encoded by the coding sequence ATGAGTTTCTCAGAATTAAGTAAAATTATTGATGTGTTAGGTAAAGACCGTGGTATCGATAAGGCCATTATCGTAAACGCAATTGAACAAGCTTTCTTAGTAACTGCTAGAAAGAAGTTTGGAATTCAAGGTGAATACGAAACTCGTTATAACGAAGATGACGATGATGTAGAGATCTTCCAATATAAAAACGTTGTAGATGAAGTAAGAGATTCAATTATTGAAATCAATCTAGGTGATGCTAGAGAGCTTGATGAAGATGTTGAAATCGGTGACCAATTAGGGATCAAAATTGAAAACCCTAACTTCACACGTGTTGACGTACAAACTGCGCGTCAGATTATTATGCAAAAAGTTCGCGATGCTGAAAGAGAAATCCTATTCTCTGAGTTTAAGCACAGACAAGGTGATCTTGTAACTGGTATCGTTAGAAGATATGAGCGTGGAAACGTGGTTGTTGATCTTGGGAAGGCCGATGCTGTTCTTTCAAGAAGAGAGCTAATTCCTGGTGAGCAATTTAACCCTGGTGACAGAGTACAAGCTTACTTAACTGAAGTAGTTATGACTAACCGTGGGCCAGAAATTAGACTTTCAAGAACTTCACCAATGTTCCTTGTTAAGCTTTTTGAAATTGAAGTTCCAGAAATTCAAGATGGAACAATTGAAATCAAATCAGCTGCACGTGAGCCAGGTCAAAGAGCTAAAATCGCTGTTCAATCAGTAGATAAAGATATTGATCCAGTTGGTGCTTGTGTTGGTATGAAAGGATCACGAGTTCAAAATATTGTTAATGAACTACAAGGTGAAAAAATTGATATCGTAAGATGGAATGATGATCTAGCTACATTTGCTATTGCAGCTCTTGCTCCATCTGAAATTGAAAATATTTCTATTGATCATGATTCAAAATCAATGGACGTAATCGTAGAAGAAGATCAGCTATCACTTGCTATTGGACGTCGTGGACAAAACGTTCGTCTTGCAGCAATGCTATCTGGTTACAATATTAACATTATCTCGAAGTCTAAACTTCAAGAAAAAGTTAATAAGTCAGTTGAGAACCTGCTTCAAATCCCATCTGTTACAGATGCAATGGCACAAGTACTTGTACAAAATAGCATCATGGCAATTGGTGACTTCATGGCAACTCCTGCGGATGAAATTGCTACTATGACTGGTGTTGATGCTGCTACAGCACAAACTGCAATTGATGAAGCTGCAAAGTTAGTTGAAGAAGGAACAATTGAGCTTCAACCAGAAGGTGAAGAAGAATTAGTATCTGCTTCTGCAGTTCCTAAGTACCTAGGTATTATTAATAAAGAAGGTGCTGAGCAGGAAGATGAAGGTTCAGACAAATTTAATGAAGCAGAAAGAAGATTAAGAGAAGAATTAGCTGCATTTAAAATTAAGTAA
- the rimP gene encoding ribosome maturation factor RimP — translation MDLDISYSGMEQKFFELATEVVSGEGYLLYDMEYIKGSKTLRVYIMNKETRTAVIEDCVNVDRAFSEPMEALDWIPDDIVLEVSSPGMFRKIKTREHLELSIGERILVQLNKKFGDLFPGEKFDKKTTNAKKVICSLNSYGDDYIDVTLDSDFDLKLNLNDINKIALEPEV, via the coding sequence ATGGATTTAGATATCTCTTATTCAGGTATGGAACAAAAATTTTTCGAACTTGCTACTGAAGTTGTAAGTGGGGAAGGTTACCTTCTTTATGATATGGAGTATATCAAAGGTTCTAAAACTTTACGCGTCTACATAATGAATAAAGAGACAAGAACAGCAGTAATCGAAGATTGTGTGAACGTTGACCGCGCTTTTAGTGAGCCAATGGAAGCACTTGATTGGATTCCAGATGATATTGTTCTAGAAGTTTCTTCTCCAGGAATGTTTAGAAAAATTAAAACAAGAGAGCACTTAGAGTTAAGTATCGGTGAGCGTATTCTTGTTCAACTTAATAAGAAATTTGGGGATCTTTTCCCAGGTGAAAAGTTTGATAAGAAAACAACAAATGCTAAGAAAGTTATTTGTAGCTTAAATAGCTACGGAGACGACTATATCGACGTGACTCTCGATAGTGATTTTGATTTAAAATTAAACTTAAATGATATTAATAAGATCGCACTTGAACCAGAAGTGTAA
- a CDS encoding D-alanine--D-alanine ligase, which yields MERKNILIICGGGSTEHEVSLRSAQYIKEQVAINPEFNPIVVEMTKSGDLTLNGQKVSLNGQILETATERPYINYVIPVIHGPPGETGEIQCFLEMHKLPYLGPRHEGSSICFNKVTTKLWFDHLGIPNTKWMSIHKDLPYERSEVVDFFEKSNNDVFIKAASQGSSVGCYHVTNREDLVDAINKALEYSDDILIERTLKGRELEIAVFEQEGNLHASKPGEIVNASDEFYDYEQKYSEQSKAKTYVEAPELTNEQISQMQIIAKTAFKCLKLRHLSRIDFFLSDGDIYLNEINTFPGMTSISMFPKMLENTGLKFSDFLKEKIQKEVR from the coding sequence ATGGAAAGGAAAAATATCTTAATCATATGTGGTGGTGGGTCTACTGAGCATGAAGTGTCTCTTCGCTCTGCTCAATATATAAAAGAGCAAGTCGCCATCAATCCAGAGTTCAACCCTATTGTCGTTGAAATGACAAAGTCGGGGGATCTTACTTTAAACGGTCAAAAAGTTAGCCTAAATGGACAGATATTAGAAACGGCAACAGAAAGGCCATATATCAATTATGTCATTCCAGTTATTCATGGACCTCCAGGAGAAACTGGAGAAATACAATGCTTCCTTGAAATGCATAAGCTTCCCTACCTTGGCCCACGCCATGAAGGAAGTAGTATTTGTTTTAACAAGGTAACGACAAAGTTATGGTTTGATCATCTAGGTATACCAAATACGAAGTGGATGTCGATTCACAAAGATTTACCTTATGAACGAAGTGAAGTTGTGGATTTTTTTGAAAAATCAAATAATGACGTTTTCATCAAGGCTGCTAGTCAGGGCTCTTCAGTAGGTTGCTACCACGTAACAAATAGAGAAGATTTGGTGGATGCAATCAATAAAGCACTCGAGTATAGCGATGATATTCTCATTGAAAGAACACTTAAAGGGCGTGAGCTAGAAATTGCAGTATTTGAGCAAGAAGGAAATCTCCACGCATCTAAACCTGGTGAAATCGTAAATGCAAGTGATGAATTTTATGATTATGAGCAAAAATATAGTGAGCAATCAAAAGCTAAAACTTATGTTGAGGCGCCTGAGTTAACTAATGAACAGATCTCTCAAATGCAAATTATAGCTAAGACAGCATTCAAATGCCTAAAGCTAAGACATCTGTCACGCATAGACTTCTTCTTAAGCGATGGGGATATATACTTAAATGAAATCAATACTTTTCCAGGTATGACAAGTATTTCAATGTTTCCAAAAATGCTAGAAAACACAGGACTCAAATTTAGTGATTTTCTAAAAGAGAAGATTCAAAAAGAAGTTAGATAA
- a CDS encoding aminotransferase class III-fold pyridoxal phosphate-dependent enzyme produces MEINLIGKNSHEHAKEKLATMYKDNFTSAEKKEYIPHHKFSQGAYLAMETRDENSPEFLLDAASQIATLGLGFNATALFGTTMHESAWTGNYLDSTFIEIAESFKTLLREKASNDKLTPVFVNSGAEANEAALIMAYMKRAHTGANKIIAFEGSFHGRFLSTLFSTWNPSKREPYQIEGHETTFIDYPETKNDQFILDIDPEWIRLWENPFSPSFEANLKEFESKADDLLKSEIASLKQLHEVLKENTHFAILVEPMQCEGGDRYSTNRFHVALNLIVKSYQVALIYDEVQTGFGLGRDFFWHRTFDLKDSQGNQINPEYITCAKKAQSGIVLTQDPCWENNEFQTSSVIRGYYQAIAIDQLRYKIATIEEYTRNKLNQLISKWDQLSSPRCFGVAFAFDLSDAKDIAPFISNRFDLGLLYYQAGDNTLRFRLNTAWTNEDIDYLFDAINEIANRIYKGETNKLEYTPKTKVNSPNEYLWHAKLVEAFSGNLQDKAAFSFAQKFFNEEFNLELIKIDGENFDYYKHKIEEIQRHTYEPTRQTSIEKFEKIAHCKDSIALALLSETRQLVGISFAGKITHFPHESGLRLVKYFNSPKTLYMLDTTIINMEQSQGMGKYLKYALTLIASANGNEYIYGRNRDIHAGAMLSINCSLGAIIEMKLKENYLDDEEHRDVIIYRQNLRWSNEELKYSTSPILNAASFESMPTLVNKICLSNFIDESFMANLKRFKDIAPKELQHFFTASGHSECVEKIFKSILIKNQKERTKVISFNHDYFGKQSFMSATLSGVLDFYPNSKVDTIGQLKEKLATKDYLALFIGDLLVNFTNEELKEIIKIAHDNGTKVVFNESVYFHNKKKLFSKDHGIIPDASYIHIAGQIGICMLQEEVYESRPLMMISTWDGDAYALSQAVSYLESPADAKKEFKIINDTSYAFTLKAPSIFGNQTSKKWYFTC; encoded by the coding sequence ATGGAAATCAACTTAATTGGTAAAAACAGTCACGAACACGCTAAAGAAAAGCTAGCAACAATGTACAAGGATAACTTCACTTCTGCAGAGAAGAAAGAATATATTCCTCATCATAAATTTTCACAAGGAGCATACCTTGCGATGGAAACAAGAGATGAAAATTCTCCAGAATTTCTCCTCGATGCTGCTTCACAGATAGCCACACTAGGACTTGGTTTCAATGCAACGGCCCTTTTTGGAACAACAATGCATGAAAGTGCATGGACAGGAAACTATCTCGATTCAACTTTTATCGAAATCGCCGAGTCTTTTAAAACTCTTCTAAGAGAGAAAGCTTCTAACGACAAACTTACACCAGTATTTGTGAACTCTGGAGCGGAAGCCAATGAAGCGGCCCTTATTATGGCCTATATGAAAAGGGCCCATACTGGTGCAAACAAAATCATAGCTTTTGAAGGCAGTTTTCACGGACGCTTCCTATCAACACTTTTCTCGACTTGGAATCCAAGTAAGCGAGAGCCATATCAAATCGAAGGACATGAAACAACTTTCATCGATTATCCTGAAACAAAGAATGATCAATTTATTTTAGATATAGATCCAGAGTGGATTAGATTATGGGAGAATCCATTTTCACCAAGCTTTGAAGCAAATTTAAAAGAATTTGAAAGTAAAGCTGATGATTTACTTAAATCAGAAATCGCCTCTTTAAAGCAACTTCATGAAGTTCTAAAAGAGAATACTCACTTTGCAATTTTAGTTGAGCCAATGCAATGCGAAGGTGGTGATCGCTATTCAACAAATCGCTTCCATGTGGCCCTTAATTTGATCGTAAAATCTTATCAAGTTGCACTTATCTATGATGAGGTTCAAACAGGGTTTGGACTTGGACGTGACTTCTTCTGGCACAGAACATTTGATCTAAAAGATTCACAAGGAAATCAAATTAATCCTGAGTATATTACATGTGCAAAGAAGGCCCAAAGTGGAATTGTACTGACACAAGATCCATGCTGGGAGAATAATGAGTTTCAAACTTCTTCTGTTATCAGAGGTTACTATCAAGCAATAGCAATCGATCAACTTCGCTACAAAATTGCAACAATCGAAGAATATACAAGAAATAAACTTAATCAACTTATAAGTAAGTGGGATCAGCTTTCATCACCTAGATGCTTTGGTGTCGCATTTGCTTTTGATCTATCGGATGCAAAAGATATTGCACCTTTTATCTCAAACCGCTTTGACCTAGGACTACTCTATTATCAAGCTGGAGATAATACACTAAGATTTAGACTTAATACGGCCTGGACTAACGAAGATATCGACTATCTATTCGACGCAATTAACGAGATTGCTAACCGAATTTATAAAGGTGAAACAAATAAACTAGAATATACTCCAAAGACTAAAGTAAATTCTCCCAATGAATACTTATGGCATGCAAAATTAGTGGAAGCCTTCAGTGGGAACCTTCAAGACAAAGCGGCATTTAGCTTTGCCCAAAAATTCTTTAATGAAGAATTTAACTTAGAATTAATTAAAATTGATGGTGAAAACTTCGACTATTACAAGCACAAGATTGAAGAAATCCAACGTCATACATATGAGCCAACGAGACAAACAAGCATTGAGAAATTCGAAAAAATTGCTCATTGTAAAGATTCAATTGCGCTGGCCCTACTAAGCGAAACGAGACAACTGGTAGGAATCTCATTTGCAGGTAAAATTACCCACTTCCCTCATGAGAGTGGACTACGCTTAGTTAAGTATTTCAATAGTCCAAAAACTCTTTATATGCTCGATACAACAATTATAAATATGGAGCAATCACAAGGAATGGGAAAATACCTAAAGTATGCGCTAACACTTATTGCAAGTGCCAATGGCAACGAATATATCTACGGAAGAAACCGTGATATTCACGCAGGAGCAATGCTTTCTATAAACTGTTCTCTTGGGGCCATCATTGAGATGAAACTAAAAGAGAATTATCTCGATGATGAAGAGCACCGCGATGTTATCATCTATCGCCAAAACCTGAGATGGAGTAATGAGGAATTAAAGTACTCAACTTCCCCTATCTTAAATGCTGCTTCATTCGAGAGTATGCCAACACTTGTAAACAAGATCTGTCTTTCAAACTTCATTGATGAAAGTTTTATGGCAAATCTTAAGCGTTTCAAAGATATCGCACCTAAAGAACTACAACACTTTTTTACAGCGAGTGGACATAGTGAGTGTGTAGAAAAAATATTCAAATCGATTCTTATCAAAAACCAAAAAGAAAGAACAAAAGTAATATCTTTTAACCATGACTATTTTGGTAAGCAAAGCTTTATGTCCGCTACTCTTTCAGGCGTCTTAGACTTTTATCCGAACTCTAAAGTAGATACAATTGGCCAACTAAAAGAAAAACTTGCGACCAAAGATTACTTAGCTCTTTTCATTGGTGATCTTTTAGTCAATTTTACTAATGAAGAACTAAAAGAAATTATAAAAATCGCACATGACAACGGAACAAAAGTTGTCTTTAACGAAAGTGTTTATTTTCATAATAAAAAGAAACTCTTTTCAAAAGACCATGGAATTATTCCGGATGCTAGCTACATTCACATCGCAGGACAAATTGGTATTTGTATGCTGCAAGAAGAAGTCTATGAATCAAGGCCTCTAATGATGATCTCAACTTGGGATGGTGACGCTTATGCTCTTTCTCAAGCTGTATCATATTTAGAGTCACCTGCTGACGCTAAAAAAGAATTTAAAATTATTAACGACACTTCTTACGCTTTTACACTAAAAGCGCCAAGTATTTTTGGTAACCAAACAAGTAAGAAGTGGTATTTTACATGTTAA